In Spirosoma aureum, a single genomic region encodes these proteins:
- a CDS encoding PSP1 domain-containing protein: MSCKSCATGGCGTQRGASDGQKTATTGCGSGGCSTGGCNKLNSFDWLSDIAMPGLKYDVVEVKFKGGRKEYYRNVHQLDLTTGDYVVVEMQSGFHIGAVSLQGELVRIQVKKRGVKINDDTKVIHRIATPKDLERHDQSILRDLPALYRSREIIRELKLNMKLSDVEFQSDNTKATFYYSSEERVDFRELIKMLASEFKARIEMRQISLRQEAGRLGGIGSCGRELCCSTWLTDFKNIATSAARYQNLSLNPAKLSGQCGRLKCCLNYELDTYMDALRDIPTIEKPLETQKGRAYLQKTDIFRKLMWFGYGTESTWYPLPIERVLEIAELNKKGVVPESFDVLTPIGEKESPTAAALNSDLQKLDAKYATRSAKKKKKKSKGAGDKVLKPAPNGKAQ; encoded by the coding sequence ATGAGTTGTAAATCCTGTGCAACTGGCGGTTGCGGAACCCAGCGAGGAGCATCCGATGGTCAGAAAACGGCCACAACGGGATGCGGTAGCGGAGGATGTAGCACCGGAGGATGCAATAAGCTAAATTCATTTGACTGGCTCAGCGATATCGCAATGCCAGGTCTGAAATATGATGTTGTTGAGGTGAAGTTTAAGGGTGGTAGAAAAGAATACTATCGGAACGTTCATCAGCTCGATCTAACGACGGGCGACTATGTGGTAGTGGAAATGCAGTCCGGTTTTCACATCGGTGCTGTTTCACTACAAGGCGAGTTAGTGCGGATACAGGTCAAGAAACGAGGAGTTAAAATAAACGATGATACGAAAGTTATTCATCGGATTGCAACGCCTAAAGACCTCGAACGGCACGATCAGTCTATACTGCGGGATTTGCCGGCTCTTTATCGTTCCCGGGAAATTATTCGCGAACTGAAGCTAAACATGAAGCTGTCTGACGTTGAGTTTCAGTCGGACAATACAAAGGCAACCTTTTATTACTCATCCGAGGAACGCGTTGATTTTCGGGAGCTGATCAAGATGCTGGCCAGTGAATTCAAGGCTCGCATTGAAATGCGCCAGATCAGCCTGCGGCAGGAGGCTGGTCGATTAGGTGGTATTGGTTCATGCGGTCGCGAACTATGCTGTTCGACCTGGCTTACCGATTTCAAAAACATTGCAACCTCTGCTGCCCGCTATCAGAATCTGTCGTTGAATCCGGCAAAACTCTCGGGCCAGTGTGGTCGGCTAAAATGCTGTCTGAACTATGAGTTAGACACGTATATGGACGCTTTGCGTGACATTCCGACCATTGAAAAACCGCTCGAAACCCAAAAGGGACGGGCTTATTTGCAGAAAACGGATATTTTCCGGAAACTAATGTGGTTCGGTTACGGAACCGAAAGCACCTGGTATCCACTGCCAATCGAGCGTGTGCTGGAAATTGCCGAATTAAATAAAAAAGGTGTGGTTCCGGAGTCGTTCGATGTGTTGACGCCAATAGGTGAGAAAGAATCTCCCACAGCGGCTGCACTGAATAGTGATCTCCAGAAACTGGATGCGAAGTACGCTACACGAAGCGCTAAAAAGAAAAAGAAGAAGTCGAAAGGAGCTGGGGATAAAGTTTTAAAACCTGCGCCCAACGGCAAAGCCCAGTAA